A stretch of the Lolium perenne isolate Kyuss_39 chromosome 3, Kyuss_2.0, whole genome shotgun sequence genome encodes the following:
- the LOC127338736 gene encoding putative receptor protein kinase ZmPK1, which yields MSPERTWFALLPVALLLQTAVSSLDFHLGARFAVHLPASYYPGFAERTMVLEAVGERQPRFAAAVSVEAGTQGYYLCSLVVLLGDVTVWTSDRPVQELAAGGLCQLELAENGQLRLTDGAGVARWWSGTAGLGAKALHLDSRTGNLLLLDDKNHTVWQSFDKPTDKLLPGQWLRLPSYFTTSLTKMSPAFYSVELDGDKSAAYLYFGLLRYSYWELIPSRNQTMAFAGMSKSGLTVFDRRRRPVAQISPALKKEPVRFLALGDDGNLGLYVLDRRNNKFRASYKALAFCELPLACGVSGVCSASGRCTDFAARGVRPAQIGTLVCNATATRSVAHDMMEVRGVTTVLKVASPLANVTVKKCVDLCLHTCSCAAALYMRDDAGIVTADSGVCSHYELTAGVREVISGSDSPRYSYWVKVLKRKICREDEEDYSATNSLLAKILIIFGTVDVMGLILFAGLCVYYFFCLRGRAVDKHVAGEGEAAGHDTGSMEPDGTANVGAVQAS from the exons ATGAGCCCCGAACGCACCTGGTTTGCGCTGCTCCCCGTCGCGCTCCTCCTTCAAACGGCGGTATCGTCGTTGGATTTCCATCTCGGCGCCCGGTTCGCCGTGCATCTGCCGGCGTCCTACTATCCGGGATTCGCTGAGCGGACCATGGTCCTTGAAGCAGTCGGCGAGCGGCAGCCTCGATTCGCCGCCGCCGTGAGCGTGGAGGCCGGCACGCAAGGTTACTACCTGTGCTCTCTCGTCGTTCTGCTGGGCGACGTCACGGTCTGGACTTCGGATCGCCCCGTCCAGGAGTTGGCGGCGGGCGGCCTTTGCCAGCTCGAGCTCGCGGAGAACGGGCAGCTGCGGCTGACGGACGGCGCCGGAGTCGCCCGGTGGTGGTCCGGCACAGCAGGTCTGGGCGCCAAG GCTCTGCACTTGGATTCCAGGACCGGCAACCTCCTTCTCCTGGACGACAAGAATCACACCGTATGGCAAAGCTTCGACAAACCGACGGACAAGCTCCTGCCAGGCCAGTGGCTCCGGCTTCCCTCGTACTTCACGACGTCCCTGACAAAGATGTCTCCAGCGTTCTACAGCGTCGAGCTCGACGGTGACAAGAGCGCCGCCTACCTCTATTTCGGACTGCTAAGGTACTCCTACTGGGAATTGATTCCCAGCCGCAACCAGACCATGGCATTCGCGGGAATGAGCAAGTCGGGGCTGACGGTGTTTGACAGGCGGCGGCGACCGGTCGCCCAAATCTCGCCGGCGCTGAAGAAAGAGCCGGTCAGGTTCCTGGCTCTGGGAGATGACGGCAACCTGGGACTGTACGTCTTGGACCGCCGCAACAACAAGTTTAGAGCCTCGTACAAGGCGCTCGCGTTCTGCGAGCTCCCCCTCGCCTGCGGCGTGAGCGGTGTCTGCTCTGCCTCCGGGAGATGCACCGACTTTGCCGCGCGCGGCGTGAGGCCGGCGCAGATCGGCACCCTGGTCTGCAACGCGACGGCCACCAGGTCTGTCGCGCACGACATGATGGAGGTGAGAGGCGTCACCACCGTGCTCAAGGTCGCCTCGCCGCTTGCCAACGTGACGGTGAAGAAGTGCGTGGACCTGTGCCTGCACACCTGCTCGTGCGCCGCCGCGCTCTACATGAGGGACGACGCCGGCATCGTAACGGCCGACAGCGGCGTGTGCTCCCATTACGAGCTGACGGCGGGAGTCAGGGAGGTGATCAGCGGGAGCGATAGCCCTCGGTACAGCTACTGGGTGAAGGTTCTCAAGAGGAAAATTTGCCGAGAAGACGAAGAAGATTACAGTGCCACTAACTCCTTGCTCGCCAAGATCCTGATCATCTTTGGGACGGTGGATGTAATGGGCCTAATCTTGTTCGCGGGGCTCTGCGTGTACTATTTCTTCTGTCTTCGCGGGCGCGCTGTCGACAAGCACGTCGCTGGAGAGGGAGAAGCTGCAGGTCACGACACAGGATCCATGGAGCCAGATGGTACTGCCAACGTTGGAGCGGTACAAGCTTCATAA